One window of Equus asinus isolate D_3611 breed Donkey chromosome 7, EquAss-T2T_v2, whole genome shotgun sequence genomic DNA carries:
- the POLI gene encoding DNA polymerase iota isoform X1: MERAEAWAGASPGTPEPEELGGLPWFHDQVVPAGSSSFRVIVHVDLDCFYAQVEMISNPELKGKPLGVQQKSLMVTCNYEARKLGVKKCMNIRDAKEKCPQLVLVNGEDLTRYREMSYKVTELLEEFSPVVERLGFDENFVDLTEMVEKRLQQLQNDELLALTVSGHVYNNQFVNLHDVLHIRLLVGSQIAAEMREAVYNRLGLTGCAGVASNKLLAKLVSGVFKPNQQTVLLPESSQDLIHSLNHIKEIPGIGYKTAKRLEALGISSVRDLQTCSSKILEKELGISVAQRIQKLSFGEDDSPVVSSGPPQSFSEEDSFKKCSSEVEVKNKIEELLASLLNRVCQDGRKPHTIRLTIRRNSSESYYSRESRQCPIPSHVIQKLGTGNYDVMTPMVEILMKLFRNMVNVKMPFHLTLLSVCFCNLKALNTAKKGTIDYYLTQSLSTTSRSGKHDFKMKDTHVEDFSKDKETNLDFLPTERIGSARTGESPLDTTNFSKEKDSNEFLRCSLPEGIDQEVFKQLPVDIQEEILSGKSREKVQGKGSLSCPLRASRGILSFFSAKQMQDSPLNPRDRLSNSKQLSSVSPCEPGTSGLNSSSSSCVSNRKDYSHCTDSRLKDERMGQGPKESQGFHFSNTNPTASIFHSFRNLQSEQLFSKNRTTDSHKQSIATVSQHEGLMKNREQDCTDKKVTFPSDIDPEVFYELPEEVQKELLADWKRTGSDFHIVHK, from the exons ATGGAGCGGGCGGAGGCGTGGGCCGGAGCCTCGCCGGGGACGCCGGAGCCTGAGGAGCTCGGCGGCCTTCCTTGGT TTCATGATCAAGTGGTGCCGGCAGGAAGTTCTTCATTCAGAGTCATAGTACACGTGGATCTGGATTGCTTTTACGCACAAGTGGAGATGATCTCAAATCCGGAACTAAAGGGCAAACCTTTAG gaGTTCAGCAAAAATCTTTGATGGTTACCTGCAACTATGAAGCTAGAAAACTTGGAGTTAAGAAATGTATGAATATCAGAGatgcaaaagaaaaatgtccACAGCTGGTGTTAGTTAATGGAGAAGACTTGACTCGTTACAGAGAGATGTCATATAAGGTTACAG AGTTGTTGGAAGAATTTAGTCCAGTTGTTGAGAGACTCGGATTTGATGAAAATTTTGTGGACCTAACAGAAATGGTTGAGAAGAGACTACAGCAGCTTCAAAATGATGAACTTTTAGCACTGACTGTGTCAGGTCATGTATACAATAATCAGT TTGTAAACCTGCATGACGTCTTGCACATCAGACTACTTGTTGGATCTCAGATTGCAGCAGAGATGAGGGAAGCCGTATATAATCGCCTGGGTCTCACTGGCTGTGCTGGAGTGGCTTCTAATAAATTATTGGCAAAATTAGTTTCTGGTGTCTTTAAACCAAATCAACAAACAGTCTTATTACCTGAAAGTTCTCAAGATCTCATTCATAGTTTGAACCACATAAAGGAAATACCTG gtATCGGCTATAAAACTGCCAAACGTCTTGAAGCACTGGGTATCAGTAGTGTGCGTGATCTTCAGACCTGCTCATccaaaatattagaaaaggaaTTAGGAATTTCAGTTGCTCAGCGTATCCAGAAGCTCAGTTTTGGAGAGGATGACTCTCCGGTGGTGTCTTCAGGACCACCTCAG TCCTTTAGTGAAgaagattcatttaaaaaatgttcatcagAAGTTGAAGTTAAAAATAAGATTGAAGAACTACTTGCTAGTCTTTTGAACAG agTATGCCAAGATGGAAGGAAGCCACATACAATAAGGTTAACAATCCGTCGAAATTCATCTGAAAGTTACTATAGCCGCGAGAGTCGTCAGTGCCCTATTCCATCCCATGTAATTCAGAAGTTAGGGACAG gaaATTATGATGTGATGACCCCAATGGTTGAGATACTTATGAAACTTTTTCGAAATATGGTGAATGTGAAGATGCCATTTCATCTTACCCTTTTAAGTGTGTGCTTCTGCAACCTTAAAGCACTAAATACTGCTAAGAAAGGGACTATTGATTATTACTTAACACAATCATTATCAACAACTTCACGCTCTGGCAAGCACGATTTT AAAATGAAAGACACTCATGTGGAGGATTTttctaaagacaaagaaacaaatttggATTTTCTACCAACTGAAAGAATTGGAAGTGCAAGAACTGGGGAGTCTCCACTGGATACTAcaaatttttctaaagaaaaagacaGTAATGAATTTCTACGCTGCTCACTTCCTGAGGGTATCGACCAAGAAGTCTTTAAGCAGCTTCCAGTAGATATTCAAGAGGAAATCCTTTCTGGAAAATCTAGAGAAAAAGTTCAAGGGAAAGGAAGTTTGAGTTGTCCATTACGTGCCTCTAGAGGaatattgtctttcttttctgcaAAACAAATGCAAGATAGTCCCTTAAATCCTAGAGATCGTTTATCCAATAGCAAACAGCTGTCCTCTGTATCTCCCTGTGAACCAGGAACTTCAGGCTTAAATAGCAGTAGTTCCTCTTGTGTGTCTAACCGAAAGGATTATTCACATTGTACAGACAGTAGATTAAAAGATGAACGAATGGGCCAAGGACCTAAAGAATCTCAAGGATTCCACTTTTCGAATACAAACCCCACTGCATCTATTTTTCATTCGTTTCGAAATTTGCAGAGTGAGCAACTTTTCTCCAAAAACCGAACTACAGATAGCCATAAGCAATCAATAGCAACAGTCTCTCAGCATGAAGGACTTATGAAAAATAGAGAGCAAGATTGTACTGATAAGAAAGTCACTTTTCCTTCTGACATTGATCCTGAAGTTTTCTATGAACTACCAGAAGAAGTACAAAAAGAATTGTTGGCTGACTGGAAGAGAACAGGATCAGATTTCCATATTGTACATAAATAA
- the POLI gene encoding DNA polymerase iota isoform X2, translating into MISNPELKGKPLGVQQKSLMVTCNYEARKLGVKKCMNIRDAKEKCPQLVLVNGEDLTRYREMSYKVTELLEEFSPVVERLGFDENFVDLTEMVEKRLQQLQNDELLALTVSGHVYNNQFVNLHDVLHIRLLVGSQIAAEMREAVYNRLGLTGCAGVASNKLLAKLVSGVFKPNQQTVLLPESSQDLIHSLNHIKEIPGIGYKTAKRLEALGISSVRDLQTCSSKILEKELGISVAQRIQKLSFGEDDSPVVSSGPPQSFSEEDSFKKCSSEVEVKNKIEELLASLLNRVCQDGRKPHTIRLTIRRNSSESYYSRESRQCPIPSHVIQKLGTGNYDVMTPMVEILMKLFRNMVNVKMPFHLTLLSVCFCNLKALNTAKKGTIDYYLTQSLSTTSRSGKHDFKMKDTHVEDFSKDKETNLDFLPTERIGSARTGESPLDTTNFSKEKDSNEFLRCSLPEGIDQEVFKQLPVDIQEEILSGKSREKVQGKGSLSCPLRASRGILSFFSAKQMQDSPLNPRDRLSNSKQLSSVSPCEPGTSGLNSSSSSCVSNRKDYSHCTDSRLKDERMGQGPKESQGFHFSNTNPTASIFHSFRNLQSEQLFSKNRTTDSHKQSIATVSQHEGLMKNREQDCTDKKVTFPSDIDPEVFYELPEEVQKELLADWKRTGSDFHIVHK; encoded by the exons ATGATCTCAAATCCGGAACTAAAGGGCAAACCTTTAG gaGTTCAGCAAAAATCTTTGATGGTTACCTGCAACTATGAAGCTAGAAAACTTGGAGTTAAGAAATGTATGAATATCAGAGatgcaaaagaaaaatgtccACAGCTGGTGTTAGTTAATGGAGAAGACTTGACTCGTTACAGAGAGATGTCATATAAGGTTACAG AGTTGTTGGAAGAATTTAGTCCAGTTGTTGAGAGACTCGGATTTGATGAAAATTTTGTGGACCTAACAGAAATGGTTGAGAAGAGACTACAGCAGCTTCAAAATGATGAACTTTTAGCACTGACTGTGTCAGGTCATGTATACAATAATCAGT TTGTAAACCTGCATGACGTCTTGCACATCAGACTACTTGTTGGATCTCAGATTGCAGCAGAGATGAGGGAAGCCGTATATAATCGCCTGGGTCTCACTGGCTGTGCTGGAGTGGCTTCTAATAAATTATTGGCAAAATTAGTTTCTGGTGTCTTTAAACCAAATCAACAAACAGTCTTATTACCTGAAAGTTCTCAAGATCTCATTCATAGTTTGAACCACATAAAGGAAATACCTG gtATCGGCTATAAAACTGCCAAACGTCTTGAAGCACTGGGTATCAGTAGTGTGCGTGATCTTCAGACCTGCTCATccaaaatattagaaaaggaaTTAGGAATTTCAGTTGCTCAGCGTATCCAGAAGCTCAGTTTTGGAGAGGATGACTCTCCGGTGGTGTCTTCAGGACCACCTCAG TCCTTTAGTGAAgaagattcatttaaaaaatgttcatcagAAGTTGAAGTTAAAAATAAGATTGAAGAACTACTTGCTAGTCTTTTGAACAG agTATGCCAAGATGGAAGGAAGCCACATACAATAAGGTTAACAATCCGTCGAAATTCATCTGAAAGTTACTATAGCCGCGAGAGTCGTCAGTGCCCTATTCCATCCCATGTAATTCAGAAGTTAGGGACAG gaaATTATGATGTGATGACCCCAATGGTTGAGATACTTATGAAACTTTTTCGAAATATGGTGAATGTGAAGATGCCATTTCATCTTACCCTTTTAAGTGTGTGCTTCTGCAACCTTAAAGCACTAAATACTGCTAAGAAAGGGACTATTGATTATTACTTAACACAATCATTATCAACAACTTCACGCTCTGGCAAGCACGATTTT AAAATGAAAGACACTCATGTGGAGGATTTttctaaagacaaagaaacaaatttggATTTTCTACCAACTGAAAGAATTGGAAGTGCAAGAACTGGGGAGTCTCCACTGGATACTAcaaatttttctaaagaaaaagacaGTAATGAATTTCTACGCTGCTCACTTCCTGAGGGTATCGACCAAGAAGTCTTTAAGCAGCTTCCAGTAGATATTCAAGAGGAAATCCTTTCTGGAAAATCTAGAGAAAAAGTTCAAGGGAAAGGAAGTTTGAGTTGTCCATTACGTGCCTCTAGAGGaatattgtctttcttttctgcaAAACAAATGCAAGATAGTCCCTTAAATCCTAGAGATCGTTTATCCAATAGCAAACAGCTGTCCTCTGTATCTCCCTGTGAACCAGGAACTTCAGGCTTAAATAGCAGTAGTTCCTCTTGTGTGTCTAACCGAAAGGATTATTCACATTGTACAGACAGTAGATTAAAAGATGAACGAATGGGCCAAGGACCTAAAGAATCTCAAGGATTCCACTTTTCGAATACAAACCCCACTGCATCTATTTTTCATTCGTTTCGAAATTTGCAGAGTGAGCAACTTTTCTCCAAAAACCGAACTACAGATAGCCATAAGCAATCAATAGCAACAGTCTCTCAGCATGAAGGACTTATGAAAAATAGAGAGCAAGATTGTACTGATAAGAAAGTCACTTTTCCTTCTGACATTGATCCTGAAGTTTTCTATGAACTACCAGAAGAAGTACAAAAAGAATTGTTGGCTGACTGGAAGAGAACAGGATCAGATTTCCATATTGTACATAAATAA